Below is a window of Halobaculum lipolyticum DNA.
GCAAGGCGTACGGTGACGAGATGGAGACGGTGATGAACTACCAGACGAACGCCATCGTGCTCGACGGCGTCCGCGCCGAGGAGATCAAAGAGAGCCTCCAGACCGACATCCAAGAGGAGCTGACCCACGCCCAACAGCTCGGGAACCGGCTGAAGCAGCTGGACGCGCGCCCGCCGGGGTCGGCGGAGTTCACCGCCAACCAGCACTCCCTGCAGCCGCCGGAGGACTCGACGAACGTGCTCTCGGTGATCGACGGCGTCATCGAGGCCGAGGAGGACGCCATCGCGACGTACCGGTCGATCATCGAGGCCGCCGAGGCGGCGAACGACCCCGTCACCGAGGACCTCGCGGTGACCATCCTCGCCGACGAGGAGGCCCACCGCACGGAGTTCAAGGGGTACCGCAAGGAGTACAAGCGGGAGTAGAGCGGGACCGCGTGGACGTTCGCGGCCGGACCGACCGTCGAGAACGAGGGATCGCCGACCGCGGCCGTCGCGGCGCGATCTACCCGGTGTAGTAGTACTCGCCGTCGCCCTTCTGCTGGCGGTCCAACTGCGAGCCGGGCTTGTTGATCCGCGGGCGTCCCGTCCGCTCGTCGCGGCGGAACGTGATGTCCAGGTCGCCGAGGAAGTCGTTCATCCCGGCGCGCATCGCCTGCGGCTGGGTCGCGCGGCCCTCGACGGCCGGCTCCCCGTCGAACACCATCAGGCGGTCGGCGAGGAGGTCGATCATGTAGATGTCGTGGTCGATGACCATCACCGTCGCGTCGTGGTTCTCGGCGTACCGCCGGATGGCGGTCGTCGCCTGCACGCGCTGTTCGACGTCGAGGTGGGCCGACGGCTCGTCGAGCAGGTACAGGTCGGCGTCCTTCGAGAGACACGCCGCGATGGCGACGCGCTGGCGCTCCCCGCCGGAGAGGTCGGTGAGGTTCTGCTCCATGATCCGGTTGAGTTGGAGCGGCCGCGCGACCTCGGTGTCCCAGTAGGAGGTGCCGAAGTCGTCGGTGATCGACGAGAGGAACGCGTCGACGCGCATCGGCTGGTCGATCTCGATGTACTGCGGCTTGTACGCGATGTCCAGCTTCACGTCCAGTTCGCCCTCGTCGGGCTCCAACTGCCCGGCGAACAGCTTCGCCATCGTCGACTTCCCGATCCCGTTGGGACCGACGATGCCCAGCACCTCCGACTCGTGGACGGCGCCGCCCTCGACCTGCAGGGAGAACTCCCCCTCGCCGTACGACTTCGTCAGGTCGGGGTACTCGAACAGCACCTGCGAGCGCGTCGCCTCCCGCGGCGCGTGCTCGTCGAAGGTGATCGAGTTGGGGCGGATCCGCATGTTCTCGTTGTCGAGATACCCCTTCAGGTACTCGTTGATGCCGTTGCGGGTCGACTTGGGGTCGGTGACGACACCGTACGCCCCCGGCTCACCGTAGGTGACGTGGAGCGTGTCCGCCAGCAGGTCGAGGATGGCGAGGTCGTGCTCGACGACCATCATCGAGCGCTCCTCGTCCTCGGCGAGTTCGCGGATGAGGCGCGCCGCGGTCATCCGCTGACCGATGTCGAGGTACGGTGTGATCTCGTCGAGGAAGTAGAAGTCCGCGTCGCGCGCGAGCGTCGCCGCCAGCGCGACGCGCTGGAGTTCGCCGCCGGAGATGGAGTCGATGTCCTGGTCCATCACCGGGGCGATGGAGAGCCGCTCGACGAGGTCGTCGAGGACGCCGCGCTCGTCGGTGCGTTCGAGCAGTTCGCGGGTGTTGCCGTCGAACTGCTTGGGGATCTGATCGACGTACTGCGGCTTGCGGGCCACGTCGACGTCGCCCCCGATGACGCGCTCGACGTAGTTCTGGAGTTCGGTCCCCTTGAACCGCTCCAGCGCGGCCTCCCAACTCGCTTCCGAGGCGTGTTCGCCGAGGTTCGGCGTCAGCTCCCCGGAGAGCATCTTCACCGCCGTCGACTTCCCGATCCCGTTGGGACCGAGGATCCCCGTCACGCTGCCGGGTTCCGGCACCGGCAACCCGTACAGCGCGAACGCGTTGTCGCCGTAGCGGTGGACCGGGTCGTTCTCCAGCTCCGACGGGAGGTTGATGATCTCGATGGCGTCGAACGGGCACTTCTCGACGCAGATGCCGCACGTCTCGCCCAGACAGATCTCCTCGGAGATCCACACCTGGTCGGGACCGCCGTCGTACGGTTCGTCCTCCGCGTAGTGGTCGCCGCGCTCGACGATGCAGTCCTTCCCGGTGCGGTTCGGCGGGCAGAAGTTCGCACACTCGTAGTTACACCGGTCGGGCGAACACCGATCGAGGTCGACGACCGCGATGCTGTCGTCCGCCATCTTACGCGAGGTTCGCCGAGAGGATGACGCCGTAGGAGATGAACCACAGCGTGAAAGTCATGAACGCCACGTAGAGGTTGTCCTTGATCCCGAACTCCTCGACCTCGACGCCGATCAGCTTGAGCAGCGGGATCTGCAGGAAGACGAACCCTGCGACCACCAGCAGCGCGAGCCGGTCGGTCGCCGCCGCGGGCGTCGTCCCGAGGAACGGGAGGTACGCGGAGACGAGCGCCGCGGCGATCCCCGAGAGACACGCCACGGTGGTGACGGTCACCCCGCGGAGGTGGTCGGAGAGCCCCGAAGCTGTTTCCGTAGCCATAGCCGGTGATGCGCCAGCCGGCGACAAAAGGGGTTCGCTTGGCGGATCCGGGGCGCACGGGCGGTGACCCCGAATAGTGTTCCGTGAATCTTTATCAGGGTGGGATGTTTCGAATCGTAACGATGGCCGGAACCGACGACGAATCCCTCGACGACCTCCCGCCCAGCGCCAAGCTCGTGTTCAAGGTGCTGGAGTACAACGGCCCGCTGACCCAGAAGGGGATCGTCGAGGAGTCGATGCTGTCCGCACGGACGGTGCGCTACGCGCTCGAACGCCTCGAGAACATCGGGATCGTCGACGAGGACGTCTACTTCGCCGACGCCCGCCAGAACCTCTACCAGCTCACCGGTCCCCAGAAGGCCGAGGTCGACGGCGGCCAGGAAGCGACCTGCGCCGAGTGAGTCGGTAAGCGACCCGCGGTTCTCGCCGCTCTCCGCCGACAACGGAGCCGCCGCTGTGAACGTTCTTCACGGAAGCCGGGACCACGACGCGGCGTGCGGTAGCGACGACCGCGCGCCGCCCCGCGGAATCCGGGGTCCGGCGGCGCGCGCCGCGACGCGGCGGCCCCCGGTGTTCGCCACACCACCCGACAGCGACGGCGACGGCGACTGTTACGCCGGGACGACGGTGATCGTCAGCTTGCGGTCGATGGCGTCCTCCAACTCCTCGGCGATGGCGCTGCCGCGCGACACCTGGATGTCGCCGCCGCGGCCGACCGTCGCGGTGAACAGGTACTCGTCGTCGGCGCGCACCTCGACGGTCTCGCCGACGTGTTCGTCCATCCGGATCACGACGTGGCGGCTCGTGATCTCCGGCTGGACGACCTCCCCCTGCGGCTTCGGCGTCGCCGCGGCGCCGTCGACGGCCGCCGCCCCCGCGCCGCCCGCGCCGCCGGACCGGTCGGCGTGGGTGCGCACGTCGATGTCGATGCCGAGGCGGTTCTCGATGTCGGTGATCCGGCCGCCGCCCTTGCCGATCACGTAGCTGATGTCGTCCTCCTCGACGTACACGACGGCGTCGTTCTGCCCCTGCAGTTCCACGTCCACGTGGCCGCGGGCGACCGAGCGGATCTCCCGTTCGATCTCCTGTTTGGCGATGCGGCCGATCCCCGTGTCGCCGCTGCCGCCGTCGGCGCCGTCGAGCGGCACGGTGACGACCTGGTTGTTGAACGTGTAGATCTCGTACTCGGGCGTCCCGGTCTCGAAGTCGACGACCTGGATGACGGGCCGCGAGAGGTCCTCGGCGGTCAGCCCCTCGGGCACCTTCACCTGCGTCGTCACGTCGTACACGGTGTCGACGGCGCCGGCCTCGATGAACACGACGGTGTCGACGACCTGCGGGATCATCCCGAGTTCGACGCGGCCGACGAGCCGTTGGAGCGCGTCGATCGCCCGGGTCGCGTGGGTGACGCCGACCATGCCGACGCCCGCGAGGCGCATGTCCGCGAACACCTCGAAGTCGTGGGTCTTGCGCACCTCGTCGTAGATTGTGTAGTCGGGGCGCACGAGCAGCAGCGAGTCGGCGGTGTTGGCCATGTCGCCGCCGAGCGCGGTGTACTGGGTGATCTCGTCGCTCACCTGCAGGTCGCGCGGCTTCTCCATCGTCTTCACCGCGTAGTCGTTGTCGTTGAGGAACTCCGCGACCGCCTGCGCGAACGTCGACTTCCCGGCGCCGGGCGCCCCCGCGATGAGCACGCCGCGCTGGCGCTCGGTGAAGCGGTCGCGCAGTTCGTCGGCGAACTCGTAGTCGTCGAGCGTCGTCTTCGCGACCGGCCGCACCGCCGTGATCTCGATGGCGTCCGCGAACGGCGGACGGGCGACCGCGATCCGGTAGTTGCGGTACTGGACGATCGTCATCCCCGGCTCCGCCAGCTCGATGAACCCTTGGTTCGACGCGCGGGCGGTCGCCTCGATCTCGTCGGCCCACGCGGCCATCGTCTCCTCGTCGCTCGGGCCGTCGACCTCGTCGATCCGGACGTAGCGCAGGTCGGTGATGTCGCCCCGCTTCGCCTTCGGGTGGGTGCCCGTCTTGAGGTGGACGGACATCGTGTCGTCGGTGAAGAACCGCTCGATGTCCAGCCCGTCGTCGGTCGTGACGCCGCGGGCGACCGGCTCGACGTACGCCACCTCCAGCCCGGTCGCCTTCCCCGCCTCCGCCTGCACGAAGTCGGAGGTGAGCAGGACGGCGTCGTGCTCGACCGCGAGGTCGCGGATCAGGGCGTCGATGTCGCCCTCGCCGGCGCCCTCCTGTTCGGCGACGGTGGGGCGGCGGCCGACGAACTCGGCGACGATCGCGCCCTCGTCGGCCAGTTCGGCGATCCGTTGCAGCTCCGCCAACCCGTCCCAGCCGGTGTCGCGGCCGGCGTTCGCCTGCGCCTCCAACTCGCCGACGACCGCCTCGGGGACGTAGACGGTCGCCCCCTGGTAGTCGCCGTCTGCGACGCGCTCCGACACGCGGCCGTCGATGACCGCGCTCGTGTCCGGCACGACGTTCATACCGGGTGTGTGACCGGGAGCCGTTTAACGTTGCTTGCATCCGATCGGCCGCGGGGGCGACGTGTCGGCGTGTTCGCGCCGGCGTCGTCAGTCGGCGGTCCGGATCTCGAAGCGGGCGCCCGCCGTCCCGTCGGTCGCGGCGACGCGGACGCTCCAGCCGTGTGCCTCCGCGATCGTTCGCACGACCGTCAGGCCGAGTCCGGTGCCGTCGTCGTCGGAGCTGTGTCCCGGCTCGAACACCCACTCGCGGCGGTCCGCCGGGATGCCGGGACCGTCGTCGACGACGGCGAACCCCCGTCCGTCGGCGAGCGCCTCGACCCGAACCGTCGGCGCCGCGCCGCCGTGGGAGACGGCGTTG
It encodes the following:
- a CDS encoding ferritin-like domain-containing protein gives rise to the protein MSEEVVDLLRKAYGDEMETVMNYQTNAIVLDGVRAEEIKESLQTDIQEELTHAQQLGNRLKQLDARPPGSAEFTANQHSLQPPEDSTNVLSVIDGVIEAEEDAIATYRSIIEAAEAANDPVTEDLAVTILADEEAHRTEFKGYRKEYKRE
- a CDS encoding ribosome biogenesis/translation initiation ATPase RLI is translated as MADDSIAVVDLDRCSPDRCNYECANFCPPNRTGKDCIVERGDHYAEDEPYDGGPDQVWISEEICLGETCGICVEKCPFDAIEIINLPSELENDPVHRYGDNAFALYGLPVPEPGSVTGILGPNGIGKSTAVKMLSGELTPNLGEHASEASWEAALERFKGTELQNYVERVIGGDVDVARKPQYVDQIPKQFDGNTRELLERTDERGVLDDLVERLSIAPVMDQDIDSISGGELQRVALAATLARDADFYFLDEITPYLDIGQRMTAARLIRELAEDEERSMMVVEHDLAILDLLADTLHVTYGEPGAYGVVTDPKSTRNGINEYLKGYLDNENMRIRPNSITFDEHAPREATRSQVLFEYPDLTKSYGEGEFSLQVEGGAVHESEVLGIVGPNGIGKSTMAKLFAGQLEPDEGELDVKLDIAYKPQYIEIDQPMRVDAFLSSITDDFGTSYWDTEVARPLQLNRIMEQNLTDLSGGERQRVAIAACLSKDADLYLLDEPSAHLDVEQRVQATTAIRRYAENHDATVMVIDHDIYMIDLLADRLMVFDGEPAVEGRATQPQAMRAGMNDFLGDLDITFRRDERTGRPRINKPGSQLDRQQKGDGEYYYTG
- a CDS encoding winged helix-turn-helix transcriptional regulator — translated: MAGTDDESLDDLPPSAKLVFKVLEYNGPLTQKGIVEESMLSARTVRYALERLENIGIVDEDVYFADARQNLYQLTGPQKAEVDGGQEATCAE
- a CDS encoding PINc/VapC family ATPase codes for the protein MNVVPDTSAVIDGRVSERVADGDYQGATVYVPEAVVGELEAQANAGRDTGWDGLAELQRIAELADEGAIVAEFVGRRPTVAEQEGAGEGDIDALIRDLAVEHDAVLLTSDFVQAEAGKATGLEVAYVEPVARGVTTDDGLDIERFFTDDTMSVHLKTGTHPKAKRGDITDLRYVRIDEVDGPSDEETMAAWADEIEATARASNQGFIELAEPGMTIVQYRNYRIAVARPPFADAIEITAVRPVAKTTLDDYEFADELRDRFTERQRGVLIAGAPGAGKSTFAQAVAEFLNDNDYAVKTMEKPRDLQVSDEITQYTALGGDMANTADSLLLVRPDYTIYDEVRKTHDFEVFADMRLAGVGMVGVTHATRAIDALQRLVGRVELGMIPQVVDTVVFIEAGAVDTVYDVTTQVKVPEGLTAEDLSRPVIQVVDFETGTPEYEIYTFNNQVVTVPLDGADGGSGDTGIGRIAKQEIEREIRSVARGHVDVELQGQNDAVVYVEEDDISYVIGKGGGRITDIENRLGIDIDVRTHADRSGGAGGAGAAAVDGAAATPKPQGEVVQPEITSRHVVIRMDEHVGETVEVRADDEYLFTATVGRGGDIQVSRGSAIAEELEDAIDRKLTITVVPA